The DNA region AGATAATATGAGCAGACTACTATTACTAAATGTGATGTGGCTTCTAAATACCCATAAAACCAATCACCATTCATGGGAGCATCAACATTGTTCCGTTATCACCCCTTTTGTTTAACATTGTTGCAGAAGGTTTGAGTGGCCTAATGACCAAAGCAATTGAGGGGGGATTTTACAAGGGATTCTTGGTGGGCACAAAGAAGGTGGAGGTTAGTCTACTTCAGTATGCAGATGACACGATATTTTTGGGAGAAGCAACTTTAGCGAACGTAAGAACAATCAAAGCAATACTTCGAGCATTCGAGATGGCATCGGGGTTAAAGATAAATTTCGCCAAGAGTAGTTGTGGGGCCTTTGGGGTGTCTGAGCAGTGGACTTATGATGCATCCAGTTATCTCAACTGTGGGCTGATGTCTTTTTCCTTTCACATACCTTGGTATACCCATTGGTGCTAATCCTAGAAGATGTCAGACTTGGGAACCCTTAATCACGAAGTGTGAGAGAAAACTAGCGAGATGGAAACAGACACACTTGTCTTTCGGGGGAGAGTGATTCTCATAAATTCCGTGCTAACATCTATTCCAATttacattttatcttttttcaggGTCCCGAGGCAGGTGGTTAGCAAGCTAACCAAATTACAAAGGAATTTCTTATGGGGTGGTGCAGcggatcaaaataaaattccgTGGATCAAGTGGGAAAAGGTTTGTATGCCTAAGGAGCTAGGTGGGTTGGGAGTCAAGGATATTATCTCGTTCAACACATCATTATTAGGAAAGTGGAAATGGGAGATGTTTCAGAATCAGGAGGAGACTTGGTCTAGAGTCCTTGAATCGAAGTACGGAGGATGGAGGAGTCTTGATGGAGCTTCGACGGTCAGCACTGAATCATTATGGTGGAGGGATCTAAAGATAGTCAATCAAAGTCTGAATCAAGGTCACCAGCTGAACAGGTTGATATTGTGGAGGGTAGGATGTGGGGACAAGTTTAAGTTTTGGGAGGATAGGTGGATAGGAGGAGATAAAAGCTTGGCTAGGAAATATCCTAGATTGTACACCATATCAGCTCAACAACATCAGTTCATTCATCAAATAGGTGCTGTGAAAGGTGGGTGGGAGTGGCATTTTAAGTGGAGGAGACTTTTGTTTGATAGCGAGATAGGTATGGCGGTAGCTTTCCTCCAACAGCTGGAAGGGTTCACAATCAGGCCGGAAATAAATGATCATTGGAAGTGGGCGGCAAAGCCTAGTGGTTGTTATTCGACTAAGAGTGCATACAAGGCAATTCATCATGTCACAGTGGAAGATGGACAGGATGGAAAGTTCAAGGAGCTATGGAAGCTTAGGGTCCCATTGAAAGTGGCTATCTTCGCGTGGAGGCTGATTCAAGACAAATTGCCAACTAAAGTTAATCTGAAAAAGAAGCGGGTTGAGTTACAAGAGTAGGCCACTTGTGTCCTTTCTGCAGATTAGTGGAAGAGACTGTAGGCCACTTATTCTTCCACTGCAGTAAAATTAGTCCCCTATGGTGGGAGTCACAGTCATGGGTAAATATGATGGGCATTTTCCCTTATAATCCGGATCAGCATTTTATTCAGCATATTTGTGGAGCTTCTGCAGGGTTGCAGGGAAAAAGATGGCAGTGGTGGTGGTTTGCTCTCACTTACTCGATTTGGAAGCATAGGAACAGCATTATTTTCTCCAATGCTGTTTTTAATGACCAGAAATTAATGGAAGATGCAGTGTTCATGTTATGGTCATGGCTCAGatgtttggaaaaaaatttctcTTTACATTTCAATCAATGGTCCTCAAATCTCAAAGATGTCTTTCTTAGGACAGCAACTTAGGAATAGAATTTGCTCCAGGTCTTTTTTGAGTAGTTTGGGCTATTTTAGCTACTGTATCTTGTTTTGTCCCGAACTACCTGTAAATTGGCTCTAAATTTGTATTatctagtacctctggtactcatctataatataatatattatttttgctgagcaaaaaaaaaaaaatgggagcATCAAACTTGGGTAAATACCATAAAAGTTTGGCTCAGCTTATCAACAATAGAACAAATGGTGATGCTTCCCAAAGAACTATCATAACTGAGACTTCaaagatataaattaataaaaaaaaaaaattaagcaccaAATACGAAAGTAAAATCATGTATCCAGAACATCCAGAATCacattgccatgtttggataaGCTTCTCCATTGCacttatagaagaagaaaataagaaggaatAATGAAATAAGCTTCCACCATAAGCTAAGTCAATGAGAGAAGCTTATTTCATTAttccttcttattttatttttcataagtgtTAATGGAGAAGCTTCTTCAAACAGGGCCTAAGTAATTTTGTTGGTTTAAGAACAGGGAGTTCCTTAGATGAACATAAGATTCTTCAAACCAAAGCACCATAATGAAGAAAAGGatacaaaagaaatattattattatacattaatCCATATACAAAAGTTGCCCACAATTTAGGTAAAAGGAAACACAAGTTTGAAACTTACTGGAACATACAAACAAAAGCATTCATCTTAAATGCATGTTAGAAAGGAAATCTGACAACCTGAAAGCATCAATTTTTAGGTTAGTgaaatgaacaagaaaaaagaGTGAAGGAAAGGTTAAGGCCAGAGATAATGAGAAGGCAAAGGGCAACCTGATGTCTTTTGCAATTACAGTATCACCCTCTGCAGCCCCTAGATGTCGCAAAACTACCTGCTCCAGACGGCCATCTCGAAATGCATGCTGTGAATAAAGATGGAAGAAAGCAATCTTCAGTCAATTTTGCTAATAGATAATCCTCACTTTTAAAACAGTTCAAAGGCCAAAACCACTATCTAGACATCATAATTCAACACAAGGTTAGGGGAATAGAAACTGTATGCCTGCAAATACTAATAAACTTAGGTACCAGAAAGGAAGAAACAAGTTGCAGACATTGTTTTCAATGCTGCAATGctaatttatagaaaattcaaGTCATTAGGACAACTGAAATTGGCTTATAGCAAACCAAATTTAGTACACACTTTAGACTCtagtatgaaaaaataatttactaatGCAATGAATTCTAAGAGTGTATAAGAAAACATCTATATGCCTCGAGAAAAGATAATTATAAGTGCTTAGccgaaaaagagaaaaatggcCCAGGCAGGGAGAGGGAAAGTTACAGTAGAACTAGTTATTATATTCATAGAATTACCTTGTAGAAACAACTAGTTCCAAAAGGGCAGTTTCCTTCCCCAAAGTCAAAGTGCTTGCAATCAATTGACCTACAAATGGATTAAACAGAATATCAGAAAAAGAGATAGTCATTCACTATTTCACTCAGCTgagcctttttttttccttgtgaaATATATGCTATATGGCTTGGCATCAGCTGTGCTGGTCAATATAGAGAAGGGGGAAAGGAAATGGATCATCCCTCATCAACTAAGCAGCATATAATGGTGACCCAAAGTTACAACTCTCCGCGCTTTAGTTGTGATTAAATCATGGATTAATTGGataggaaaaacaaaagaagttaTAAGATTTTGTAAGTGATCAAGAAATTACTTGAGCTTTGCCTTGTAGTTGTTAAtgatttcttgtttttcttcagTTGTTGAGTACCAAATGACACTTGGAATGACAAAGTACGACAGCTTACGACAAATAGGACATGCCCTCAATGTGCTATTAACATCCATCCCCAATGTTGGGTTACTACTACGCCAATTCCTAATACAGGATATGCAGAATGGATGATCACATTCTGATAGCAGCCCAAACTTACACTCAGCTGCTGTAGGCTTTGACAGAACATGCTCCAGGCAAACACTGCATTCAATTTCTTGACTTTGTTTCAATGCCTCAAGATGCTTACGCTTATTTTCGCAAGTCTTCATATGTTCTTCTCTTTCCTCAGGTCGGAAAGGATGCAAGCAATGTTTTCCACAGGTGGGACATAGATCCCCATGAATATGAGGGCATTTTTCGCCTCGTGGACAGTTTCCAGCTCCAGCAAATGAACAAATTGAAAGCTCAGAAGGTGAAGTGATTATTGATTGACCAACATTGTCTTCCCATAAAGGTTCATGATACCCAAATTCTTGATTCCAAACCAGTTCTCGATTCCAAGCCGGTTCACTAGGAAGAAGGTAAGGACTACTGGAAAGAGAAAACTCTGCCCCTGTAGCAACACCATTTGATGCAGCTCTAGTATTTCCAAAAGCAACAGTATCTGAAACCAGGGTCTGGGGTTCGATTACTGAAGAAGATGGAGCAGAAGATTGCTCTCGAGAAGCTTTGACATGATCATATCTGCAGCGACTACCATAAGCACAGAC from Glycine soja cultivar W05 chromosome 8, ASM419377v2, whole genome shotgun sequence includes:
- the LOC114421999 gene encoding putative RING-type E3 ubiquitin transferase C3H69 isoform X2 gives rise to the protein MSKRFLCKFFAHGACLKGEHCEFSHDWKDPPNNVCTFYQKGVCAYGSRCRYDHVKASREQSSAPSSSVIEPQTLVSDTVAFGNTRAASNGVATGAEFSLSSSPYLLPSEPAWNRELVWNQEFGYHEPLWEDNVGQSIITSPSELSICSFAGAGNCPRGEKCPHIHGDLCPTCGKHCLHPFRPEEREEHMKTCENKRKHLEALKQSQEIECSVCLEHVLSKPTAAECKFGLLSECDHPFCISCIRNWRSSNPTLGMDVNSTLRACPICRKLSYFVIPSVIWYSTTEEKQEIINNYKAKLKSIDCKHFDFGEGNCPFGTSCFYKHAFRDGRLEQVVLRHLGAAEGDTVIAKDIRILA
- the LOC114421999 gene encoding putative RING-type E3 ubiquitin transferase C3H69 isoform X1, whose translation is MSKRFLCKFFAHGACLKGEHCEFSHDWKDPPNNVCTFYQKGVCAYGSRCRYDHVKASREQSSAPSSSVIEPQTLVSDTVAFGNTRAASNGVATGAEFSLSSSPYLLPSEPAWNRELVWNQEFGYHEPLWEDNVGQSIITSPSELSICSFAGAGNCPRGEKCPHIHGDLCPTCGKHCLHPFRPEEREEHMKTCENKRKHLEALKQSQEIECSVCLEHVLSKPTAAECKFGLLSECDHPFCISCIRNWRSSNPTLGMDVNSTLRACPICRKLSYFVIPSVIWYSTTEEKQEIINNYKAKLKSIDCKHFDFGEGNCPFGTSCFYKHAFRDGRLEQVVLRHLGAAEGDTVIAKDIRLSDFLSNMHLR